CTTTGTTGATAACGATACCCGGGTGCAGGTCATCGACCTTGATGACGTTCTGGGCGGCAAAGGCGGCAGAGCCAAGGGAAAGCCCTGCCAACGCGGCCATAGCAAAATGACGAGCAAAACGATTCTTCATAAAAACCTCAAGGTAAATATAATTCGGATTTAACGACACAGGGAATTTGAATCCAATTTCAAGTCAATTGATGTATGCATACGGAAATTAGATTGATTTATATGGCGCTCCGCGTAGAAAATATGGAACGGGTAAGTTTCCCCTACCGTAAGTCCAAGGGTATCTAAATCTACAGCACCTGCCATCTGGGGATGTTGACCTCCGATATCCACCACAAGCACATTATTGATAAACACCCACACATCGTCGTCACCATAGAAATCAAAGTATTGTCCAGGAACATATTCGAACGTCGCCTGAATTTTCATGGTGAAACCGAAATTGTGGCGTTCGCCATCGCCTCCACTCAACTGATCATAGTAAGGATTCGAAATTGTTTTCGCAGAATCCAAGAAGTCTAAATCATCTAACAAGAACAAGCCACCACGATTCGCTTCGTTACCTTTCGAAATCGCATTTTTCGATATTTCGGCAAGCCAATAGCCACTGCTATCCAACGAAATATACAAGTCTCGACAAGTGGCATTAGTGAGCGTATTTCCATAACCGTCGACAGCCAACGATTCAGGAATAAACCAGGAATCCAGATGCTCGGTAATCTTGCATTTTTCAGGAAATTCAGTTGCTCTGACGGGAACTCCATTCGGTCCAAGATATCGTTCCACCATCCCCTTCATCGGTCTGCCACTAGCAGCACATCCACCGGAACCGAAGTCTGCGCTAACCCCATTTACTGGATCGCCATTTTTTCCTTCTCCACTTCCATCACCTTTGTCGCCGTGCAGCCAGTCAAACATCATCACCGGAAGTTTTCTTATGGGGCAATCACCCAGAATTCCTGGGTAACATGTGTACAACCCGGGCTTTCCAACCGATTGTCCTATAATCCACAATGTGTCGCTCAGAGCCGCAAGGCTATCGAGATTGATTTCGGTGGAAATAGTAGGTTCTGTTTCAACAAGGCCATTAGAACCAACGAAGTTCGGGCCTACGGTTTGCTTGAAGTATACAAAAAGTCCATTTTCAGGCAACTCTATAACAGCTTCAAACCATCCACAATAATCCGGAGCAGCAATCATATTCGATTCCTCTCCATTAACAATCATTACCGCACTTGTATTTGTCCAGGGCGGCATAAAGCGAATAACCTTTTTGCTTCCAGCAACATTTTCAACCGTAGATGAAGACTCTTTACAAACAACCTCAGGCAAATCAAACGAGGACGAACTACTTAATTCAGCCTCGTCACTAGAAGACAAAATACTTTCAGCAGAGCTAGACTCTTCTGCAGGAACAGAGCCCCTGTTACTCGACGACAAGCGAGTCTCCGAACTCAATTTGCTATCAGATATTGAAGACGAAGATTGTTCCGTAACGGTCTCGGACTGTTGCGCAAGCCATTCATCATGTTCATCTTCCAATTTTTGTAGATAATCTGTACAGGCCACCAAAATAACGCATACAAAGGCACCCATGTATGCCATCAATTTTTTTAACATCAACACAAAAGCTACATCCTTTTTCATAGTCCCGTTCCTTAAAAAGCAATGCTTAAGCCAACACCAATAGCACCAACAATCGCAAGACCAATTCCGACTTTACGAAGATTCTGCCCAGCCTCTGTATCTTCATGAATTTCTTTGTACTCGGCTTCAGATGAATATTTCTTTTCGGACGCCTCTTTAGCCTTATTATTTCCAATAGCAGCGAGCACAATCCCTGTCACAGAAGCTACGGCGCTAATGCTCAACGGAACCCAATGTACACCAGAATCTTTTTTCTCTTGATTTACATTCGTAGGAATGCTTTCGCCCACCTTGCTATCAGTTTTTTTATCAAGTTCATCGTAAGCGTTAGTCGCCAAGGTTCTAACAGAATCATTCTTTTCCACATCTTTCACCACAGCACTTGACGAATCAGCTCTTTCTGCATCATTCGACACCGCGGGCAATGTATCCATTTTTTCTTCAACCACATTCGCCGCAGTAGGAATCGAATCATATACAACAACTCCAATCGTATCTGGTTTAGATTCGGAACGAGTCATTTTATATATTACCCTAAAAAAATTGGGCGACTTTTGCTTAATAATTTCTAAAAGTTCATTAACATCGGCACCTCGCCCATTAAAACTGGATATAAGCTTATTTCCGGCCGTTTCATAGAGTTCTGCAGAAAGCGTTAGCGAACCGCCAAAACTGCCAACTTGTGCTTGACAAATAAAATCCGCCGCAATATTCTTTCCTGTTTCAACAAGGCAACTTCCTTCGCAATCCTCTATTGCTTTCCCTGGCGGAAGCATTTGTTGAATATTTTCTCGAGTCATAATCACAAAGCCTTGATCCGCCGGAAGTTCCGTTACAGCCTGTTCCCGCGGTAACGTATATTTTCTTTCGCAAATTCCTCTAAGGGGGTAAAAAAATAGGATG
This is a stretch of genomic DNA from uncultured Fibrobacter sp.. It encodes these proteins:
- a CDS encoding fibro-slime domain-containing protein; protein product: MKKDVAFVLMLKKLMAYMGAFVCVILVACTDYLQKLEDEHDEWLAQQSETVTEQSSSSISDSKLSSETRLSSSNRGSVPAEESSSAESILSSSDEAELSSSSSFDLPEVVCKESSSTVENVAGSKKVIRFMPPWTNTSAVMIVNGEESNMIAAPDYCGWFEAVIELPENGLFVYFKQTVGPNFVGSNGLVETEPTISTEINLDSLAALSDTLWIIGQSVGKPGLYTCYPGILGDCPIRKLPVMMFDWLHGDKGDGSGEGKNGDPVNGVSADFGSGGCAASGRPMKGMVERYLGPNGVPVRATEFPEKCKITEHLDSWFIPESLAVDGYGNTLTNATCRDLYISLDSSGYWLAEISKNAISKGNEANRGGLFLLDDLDFLDSAKTISNPYYDQLSGGDGERHNFGFTMKIQATFEYVPGQYFDFYGDDDVWVFINNVLVVDIGGQHPQMAGAVDLDTLGLTVGETYPFHIFYAERHINQSNFRMHTSIDLKLDSNSLCR